Within the bacterium genome, the region TCTCACCACCTGAAAGAGGTTTTTCCTTCTCCTCCATATCTCAGAGGTTTGTTGAAGAGGGCAAAGTGATTCCCGCCCTTGTGGTAGAGTATGATACGGGGCTGAAATTGAAGGAAGCAGAAGGTGAAAGGGTGAAGATTCAAGGAAGCACTGAATATTATAAAGGGACTGCTGTCAATATAATTACCGAGATAAAGGGGAGTAAGAAGCCTGATGAGATCATCCTACTCTGCGGACATTATGATTCTGTGGCTATCTCCCCCGGAGCAACGGATAACGCAGGGGGAAGCGCTATTTTACTTGCCCTTGCAAAGCATTTTTCTCGGAGGAAGCCAAAGAGGACCCTTAGGTTTGTTTGGTTTTCCGGCGAAGAATTAGGACTCTTAGGGAGCCAGGCCTATGTTGAAGAGATTAAAGATGAATTGAAAAAGATTAAAATGGTTATTAACCTTGATGTGGCTGGTGACCCCATCGGCGAAAATGGAGCAATGTGCATTTCCGAAAAAGATACGTTGAATTTCGTTTCAATTCTCTCAAAAGAAAAAGGGATTCCCTTTAAAACAAGGCTTGATATCTATTCCAGCGACTCCATGCCTTTTGCCCTTTATGGAGTGCCTTCTATAAACCTCGCTCGTTTTGGTGGAAAAGGAAGTTTTTATATCCATTCTCACAATGACCGGTTTTCCTACACAGGGGCGAGCGGCTTAGCGCCTGTTATCGAAATGACTTTGAGCATTGTTGAAAGACTGGATAACAGTGTGATTTTCCCTCTTGAAAGGAGAATTAGCGGTGATTTGAAGGGAAAAATAGAAGATTACTTCAAGAAGATGCAGGGGAAGAAGGTAGAAGTTAGGTGGGAAAAGTAAGCCAAAAAATTTTTTGGTTTAGAAGTTAAAAACGGCGGTAAATTTTGAGAGAGCTGCTTGGAGCGTAGGGTTTAAATATTTTGCGTATGGATGGGTAAAAATAAATGGTGAATCCTCACCAACCGTCTGCGTTATTTGGAAATGCATGAGAAAATTGGAGCATATAGATTGAATTTTTGCTGAAAAGAGTGTTTAAAAAATTTTTAAGTTAAAAAACCTGGGCGCCCGAAGGGGCGCCCAGGTTAGAGAGATACTTGATTAGTGTTATTCAATTTCTATTTCTATCTCTTTACTCTTAGCTTTTTCGCTCTTTGGAACGGTAATGGTGAGGATACCGTCTTTGTAGGAGGCCTTCGCCTTATCAGGAACAACCTCTGTTGGGAACCTCACCGTCCTCTCAAACTTACCGTAGTTCATCTCAATGCGGTGGTAGGTTTTTCCCTTCTCCTCCTTCTCCATCTTCCTCTCACCGCTAATGGTCAGGGTGTCCTCGGTGATGGAGAGCTTCACTTCATCTTTTTTGAGACCGGGAAGTTCAGCTTTCACAATGAATTCATTTTCGGTCTCCTCAATATCCACTGCTGGAACCCAGAAAGCCTCTCTTTCACGGATCATTTTTTCCGCCTGTCTACCGAAGAAGGTGTCAAAAAGTCTATCAACTTCCTCCCTTAAGGAAGCAATTTCTCTAAAAGGATCCCATCTCATGAGATCTCTTACCATACTCTCACCTCCTTTTTAAGTTTTTGATTTGTTACCATTTATATAATAGGCAGGTTATTTGAACGGTCAAGTGGGCTGGATCCCTTGAAAGACAAGGGATAGGAGACACTCAGATGTTCCTTTCAGGCTGCTGTTTACTATTAAATACTTGTGATGTGTCCTTTATTATCACAGTACTGAGTGGCATAAAGGATTTTTGCTCTAAAAGGAGTAGATTTAATTTGAATTATCGTTTAAAGAAGGTTACTTAATCTATGAGCTTGATTTTGGCAACTTACCTTCCAAGTAAAGTTTTTCCATTATTCTAACAACTTCCGGGTCGTAAAGGATACCTGCCTTTTCTTTAAGCTCTTTCAGTGCCTCTTCGGGAGAGAGGGCAGGTCTGTAAGGTCTGTGGGAGGTCATAGCCTCATAAACGTCAGCACAGGCTATAATCCTTGCTTCCAACAGTATTTCATCATCTTTGAGCCCTCGTGGATAGCCACTTCCATTGATTCTTTCATGATGTTGGAAAGCAATTTCGGCTACGGGACCTTCAAATTCAATGTTTTTAAGAATTTCGTAACTGAAAGTTGGATGTTGCTTTATAAGATTAAACTCTGATTCCGTTAATTTTGAGGGTTTATTGAGAACCTCTATGGGGATGATAATTTTGCCAATATCGTGTAAAAGCCCTGCGTATCTTATTGCTCTTAGTCTCTCCTCTTCAAGTCCCATTTCTTTCCCGACTATGTAGGCAATTTCGGCGACCCTCGACTGATGGCCTGCAGTATAAGGCTCTTTAAGTTCCACTATATAAGACAGAGTTTTTATAATACCTTCTGTGAGTGTTATCAGTCTGTTCCTCTGTTTTAGTGCTTCAATTTGCTGCATCTTTATTTCCGTTACGTCATTTTCAACGGAGAGTATCGTGTCATTGTCGAGTTTTAAAAAGGTGGTTGATAGATATTTCTTTCCTGTTTCTTGTTTTCTGAGATGAATAATTTTTGATGGTTCCCCCTTGGAGAGAACGGTCTGTATTAATTCTTTTGCCTCCTCAGGAGTTTTCCCTATAAGATTGCCTAATTTTATTCCCTTTTCCGACGTGGAAGTAATCGGAATTGCGTCCCCGTTTTTAGTAACTTTGTAAATCTTTTGTGGAATTGTATTCAAAATAAGGGTTCTTTCGGCAAGCAACTTTTGGAGTTCTTCTCTTAGTGAGATGTCGTCTGTGATATCCATTACGGTGGTGATCAGCAAGCTTTCGTCGTCAATTTTAAGAGGCGTTACGAAAAGTCTCTGCCAGATGGTTTTTCCATCTTTTTTGATGCATCTTACATCTTCAGTGAAGTTTTTAATTTGCCCAACCTTAAGAGCACGAAGTTTTTCCAGAAGTTTCCCGACATCATCTGGATGGGTGTAGTCTGTCCATTTCATTTTTAAGAGTTCTTCTTTTTCGTATCCGAGCATCCTTGCCCTTTTATCGTTGGCTTCGAGAATATTACCATCGTAGTCCGAAATGACGACTCCCACAAGAGTCTGATCAAAAAGGTTCTTTACTATTTTCTGGAAACGCTCTGCTTCCTGCTCAGCCTTTTTCTTTTCCGTAATTTCAAGAGTTAGCTCGACAAAACCTGTAAGTTCGCCTGCTTCATTGAAAATGGGATTAGACCTAATAAAATACCACCGACCGTCTGGAGTCCTAACCTCATTTTCTTCTGGTTTCAGCGTTGCTCTTGTTTTCTCAAGGGGGCAGAAGGGACAAGGGGTATTTCTCTGATGCCAAAGCTGATAGCAGAGTTTTCCTTTTAATTCGCTGGGATTTTCAATGCCTAAGGAGAGAGACGCCGCTCTGTTGGCTTCTAATATCCTGTGATTGAGGTCCTGTATTATTATGTGTTCTCTAATGTTGTTTTTCACTACATTGTAAACCCACTTAGTTTGGTATATGTCTAAGAGAATTGCAAACATCGACACATAGGTCCTTAGAGATTCTATTTCTTCAGGCTCCAAAGATCTTTTCGACTCGGACCCGAAGATAAGTAAGGAGTAATTTAAATTTGGTGTAAGTATAGGAGCAAGAAAGATTTTTTTAATGTTGTGAGTTTGGAGAAATTGCTTGCACTGTTCATCAGGAATTTGCTCCCGTTCAATTTCAAGAATTTTGTTCTGAGAGTCTTTAAAGAGATATTTTCCCAAGTGGCGTAAATCCAGAACAGGAAACCTTACGGGGAGTTCTTTTAGGGGTTTTCCTTTGTAAATACCGGCGAAATAGTGAAGTTCTTCAGGAGTTCCCGTCTCCCAGTATATAACAGCTGAATCAAAATTAAGATTTCTACAAGTGTTTTGAAGAAAATTGAAAAAACTTTCTGGCCTTGGATTCTGAAGGATAGAAATTGCTGAAGTTAAATCACTATGTTTAAACATTTTTCTAAGCGTAATTTTAAGATTTCAACTTCGCACCGTCAAGGCTTAATATAGCTTAACTATTACGGTGCTTTGAAATATATAAGTTTTCGTTTATAATCATAACATGCCACTTATTAGTGCCAGTCCGACACGGATGGAACTCTTAAGGCTCAAAAGGCGCATTGCTATTGCGCGCAAAGGTCACAAACTCCTCAAAGATAAACAGGATGAACTGGTCAGGATTCTCTTTGAGTTCCTTGAGGGACTTAAGGAATTGAGAAAGAAAGTAGAGGAAGAATTGTCCGAATCGGTAAAAAGATTTGTCCTTGCAAGGGCTTTTATGGAGCCAGAAGAGGTAGAAGAGCTTTTCCTTGTACCCTCCGTTTCTTCAGGTGTTGAGATAGGTGAAAAGAAAATAATGACCGTTGTTGTCCCTACTTTTAAGGCACATATTGAAGGTAGTTTTTTGAGTTACGGCTTTGCAGGAACTTCTCCGGAGCTCGATGTGTCTCTTGAATCTCTCATGAAAACGTACAAGGATCTGATTGAACTTGCCGAAAAGGAGAAAAATCTTGAGCTTTTAGCTATTGAAGTAGAAAAGACAAGAAGAAGGGTAAATGCACTGGAGTACATACTTATTCCCGAGCTTGAGGCAACGATTAAGTTCATTTCCATGAAACTTTCCGAAATGGAAAGG harbors:
- a CDS encoding M20/M25/M40 family metallo-hydrolase, whose product is MRSLTNYAYRILREISFPRLAGSEGEEKAREIIVEELSKLGVPVSEHSFSLWTFRSGDGRITLKNRLFKAIPYGNTKPFDEEGEITYVEDLDYLSQDVKGKIVVTYGRVRGESYERLIEKGVKGLISISPPERGFSFSSISQRFVEEGKVIPALVVEYDTGLKLKEAEGERVKIQGSTEYYKGTAVNIITEIKGSKKPDEIILLCGHYDSVAISPGATDNAGGSAILLALAKHFSRRKPKRTLRFVWFSGEELGLLGSQAYVEEIKDELKKIKMVINLDVAGDPIGENGAMCISEKDTLNFVSILSKEKGIPFKTRLDIYSSDSMPFALYGVPSINLARFGGKGSFYIHSHNDRFSYTGASGLAPVIEMTLSIVERLDNSVIFPLERRISGDLKGKIEDYFKKMQGKKVEVRWEK
- a CDS encoding Hsp20/alpha crystallin family protein, with product MVRDLMRWDPFREIASLREEVDRLFDTFFGRQAEKMIREREAFWVPAVDIEETENEFIVKAELPGLKKDEVKLSITEDTLTISGERKMEKEEKGKTYHRIEMNYGKFERTVRFPTEVVPDKAKASYKDGILTITVPKSEKAKSKEIEIEIE
- a CDS encoding PAS domain S-box protein, whose amino-acid sequence is MFKHSDLTSAISILQNPRPESFFNFLQNTCRNLNFDSAVIYWETGTPEELHYFAGIYKGKPLKELPVRFPVLDLRHLGKYLFKDSQNKILEIEREQIPDEQCKQFLQTHNIKKIFLAPILTPNLNYSLLIFGSESKRSLEPEEIESLRTYVSMFAILLDIYQTKWVYNVVKNNIREHIIIQDLNHRILEANRAASLSLGIENPSELKGKLCYQLWHQRNTPCPFCPLEKTRATLKPEENEVRTPDGRWYFIRSNPIFNEAGELTGFVELTLEITEKKKAEQEAERFQKIVKNLFDQTLVGVVISDYDGNILEANDKRARMLGYEKEELLKMKWTDYTHPDDVGKLLEKLRALKVGQIKNFTEDVRCIKKDGKTIWQRLFVTPLKIDDESLLITTVMDITDDISLREELQKLLAERTLILNTIPQKIYKVTKNGDAIPITSTSEKGIKLGNLIGKTPEEAKELIQTVLSKGEPSKIIHLRKQETGKKYLSTTFLKLDNDTILSVENDVTEIKMQQIEALKQRNRLITLTEGIIKTLSYIVELKEPYTAGHQSRVAEIAYIVGKEMGLEEERLRAIRYAGLLHDIGKIIIPIEVLNKPSKLTESEFNLIKQHPTFSYEILKNIEFEGPVAEIAFQHHERINGSGYPRGLKDDEILLEARIIACADVYEAMTSHRPYRPALSPEEALKELKEKAGILYDPEVVRIMEKLYLEGKLPKSSS
- a CDS encoding V-type ATP synthase subunit D, coding for MPLISASPTRMELLRLKRRIAIARKGHKLLKDKQDELVRILFEFLEGLKELRKKVEEELSESVKRFVLARAFMEPEEVEELFLVPSVSSGVEIGEKKIMTVVVPTFKAHIEGSFLSYGFAGTSPELDVSLESLMKTYKDLIELAEKEKNLELLAIEVEKTRRRVNALEYILIPELEATIKFISMKLSEMERSDITRLMKIKDIVRAH